In Candidatus Desulfofervidus auxilii, one genomic interval encodes:
- a CDS encoding aspartate dehydrogenase produces the protein MIKLGLIGCGAIGTILAKAIEERLQEKFVLKVIFDISFEKARALKERLHSSPIIAPDFSAFLVQSLDIAIEAASQEAVKEYGEKILSREKDLMIMSIGALLEDNLFERLKTIAQKKHRRIYLPSGAVVGIDGIKAAALAGLDEVVLTTRKPPAGLKGAPYIEEREIDLENITKAQMIYKGPAEEAVKYFPANVNVAAVLSLAGIGKKKTKVKIIADPNIHTNQHEIKVKGKFGQMICLTKNLPCPDSPRTSYLAALSAIKTLENISAEVVIGT, from the coding sequence ATGATAAAATTAGGGTTAATCGGCTGTGGAGCAATAGGAACTATTTTAGCAAAGGCCATTGAAGAACGTCTGCAAGAAAAATTTGTGCTTAAGGTAATTTTTGATATTTCTTTTGAGAAGGCAAGGGCATTAAAAGAACGCTTACACTCCTCTCCTATAATTGCCCCTGATTTTTCAGCATTTTTAGTCCAATCTTTAGACATAGCCATTGAGGCTGCCTCTCAGGAAGCGGTCAAAGAATATGGAGAAAAAATTTTATCTAGGGAAAAAGATTTAATGATTATGAGTATTGGTGCTTTATTAGAAGACAACCTCTTTGAAAGATTAAAGACCATTGCTCAAAAAAAACACCGCAGAATCTATCTCCCTTCAGGGGCAGTAGTGGGTATAGATGGCATTAAAGCTGCTGCCTTAGCAGGTCTGGATGAGGTGGTGCTTACTACCAGAAAACCTCCAGCAGGACTTAAAGGCGCACCTTATATTGAAGAAAGAGAAATTGATTTAGAAAATATTACTAAAGCCCAAATGATTTATAAAGGCCCAGCCGAAGAGGCAGTAAAGTATTTCCCAGCAAATGTTAATGTAGCTGCTGTTTTAAGCTTGGCTGGGATTGGGAAAAAGAAGACCAAGGTGAAAATTATTGCTGACCCTAATATTCATACCAATCAACATGAAATCAAAGTAAAAGGCAAGTTTGGCCAAATGATATGTTTGACAAAAAATTTACCCTGTCCAGATAGTCCCAGGACTAGTTATCTGGCAGCCCTTTCTGCCATCAAAACCCTAGAAAATATATCAGCAGAAGTGGTTATTGGGACCTAG
- a CDS encoding GNAT family N-acetyltransferase, with the protein MNCQILGNESQKEITELFTSVFTSSKGEKEGKLIGKLSSALASNIDNEEIICFGVYENESLISSVFFTRLKFNDPIKVYMLAPVAVSTEHQRKGIGQALINYGLDELKKRSVSIVVTYGDPSFYSKVGFQALSENEEFGVKPTIYT; encoded by the coding sequence ATGAATTGCCAAATTCTTGGCAATGAAAGCCAAAAAGAAATAACAGAGCTTTTCACCTCGGTATTCACTTCATCTAAGGGAGAAAAGGAAGGAAAATTGATTGGCAAACTTTCTTCAGCGTTGGCGTCAAACATTGATAATGAAGAAATAATCTGTTTTGGTGTCTATGAAAATGAATCACTCATAAGCTCTGTTTTCTTTACTCGTCTTAAGTTTAACGACCCCATTAAGGTTTACATGCTCGCCCCGGTTGCAGTAAGCACTGAACATCAGAGAAAAGGCATCGGACAGGCACTAATAAATTATGGACTTGATGAACTCAAGAAACGCTCTGTAAGTATTGTTGTCACATATGGAGACCCATCCTTTTATTCAAAGGTAGGATTTCAGGCACTTTCAGAAAATGAGGAATTTGGGGTTAAACCTACAATTTACACTTAA
- the panD gene encoding aspartate 1-decarboxylase, with protein MMRFMLKSKIHRACVTESNLEYEGSITIDNALMKVADLLPYEMVHVYNISNGERFSTYVIPGGNGEIGLNGAAARKGQEGDFIIIASYTLMEETEVKGYRPKLIFVDEKNSIVRIKD; from the coding sequence ATGATGCGATTTATGTTAAAATCAAAAATCCATCGGGCATGTGTGACTGAGAGCAACCTTGAATACGAAGGAAGTATTACCATTGACAATGCTTTAATGAAAGTGGCTGACTTGCTTCCTTATGAAATGGTGCATGTCTATAATATTAGCAATGGGGAAAGATTTTCTACTTATGTTATCCCTGGAGGAAACGGAGAGATTGGTCTTAATGGAGCAGCGGCTAGAAAAGGTCAAGAAGGGGATTTTATCATTATTGCCTCTTATACCCTAATGGAAGAAACAGAAGTAAAGGGCTATAGACCTAAGTTAATCTTTGTGGATGAAAAAAATTCTATAGTGCGGATAAAAGATTGA
- a CDS encoding ribonuclease H-like YkuK family protein, translating to MASKTKIEIKDIFFSPTKGALCLEDIVNFIAQKVSNGGNGYLLIVGTDSKRHMEYLTYVTVIILYRIGKGGVYFYQRHKSEVGRYSLQAAIYHETALSLATAAKIDDLLKKQGVTGLGIEVHSDIGNHGKTKELIQEVVSWINASGYAAQIKPESFGASKVADKYTD from the coding sequence ATGGCTTCTAAAACAAAAATAGAAATTAAAGATATTTTTTTTAGTCCTACTAAAGGTGCTCTTTGTCTAGAAGACATAGTCAATTTTATTGCACAAAAGGTAAGCAATGGAGGAAATGGGTATCTTCTTATTGTGGGTACTGATTCTAAAAGGCATATGGAATATTTGACTTATGTAACCGTAATTATCCTCTATCGGATTGGTAAGGGAGGGGTTTATTTTTACCAACGTCATAAAAGTGAAGTAGGCCGTTACAGCTTGCAGGCAGCCATTTATCATGAGACTGCTTTAAGTCTAGCTACTGCTGCTAAAATAGATGATTTATTAAAAAAACAGGGAGTGACTGGTTTGGGAATAGAGGTTCATTCTGATATAGGCAATCACGGGAAGACAAAGGAACTTATTCAAGAAGTAGTTTCTTGGATTAATGCCTCTGGCTATGCTGCTCAAATTAAACCTGAGAGTTTTGGTGCCAGTAAAGTAGCAGATAAATACACCGATTAA
- a CDS encoding NYN domain-containing protein: MELVIDGYNVIRQSPVFKKAEQEGLEVGRETLIKYLEAYRKLKKHKITVVFDGQNAAHLSIQKERIAGISVIYSPYGQTADEIIKRMVMKNSNLVVVTSDREIIDFAQRHRATSIPTTEFIPRLEMAFYSEIKGIEEDTPSSIAPIKKGPSRRLSKRQRKKQRVLRKM; the protein is encoded by the coding sequence ATGGAGTTAGTCATAGATGGATATAATGTTATAAGACAATCACCTGTTTTTAAAAAAGCCGAACAAGAAGGGCTGGAAGTAGGTCGAGAAACTCTTATCAAATATCTGGAAGCCTATCGGAAGTTAAAAAAACATAAAATTACTGTGGTTTTTGATGGTCAGAATGCCGCTCACCTCTCTATTCAAAAAGAAAGAATAGCTGGTATCTCTGTTATTTATTCTCCTTATGGCCAAACAGCAGATGAAATAATTAAACGCATGGTTATGAAAAATTCTAATTTAGTGGTAGTTACTTCTGACAGAGAAATCATTGATTTTGCTCAAAGGCACAGAGCTACTTCTATTCCTACCACTGAGTTTATTCCTAGGCTGGAGATGGCCTTTTATTCTGAAATTAAAGGGATAGAAGAAGATACTCCCTCTTCTATTGCACCTATAAAAAAAGGCCCCTCACGTCGTTTATCAAAACGCCAACGTAAAAAGCAGAGAGTGTTGAGAAAGATGTGA
- a CDS encoding HEPN domain-containing protein produces the protein MGNQLWQWNYEIKGLIPEQVKLKRKVWLKKGELFLEKKGDKLHAFLLGNEGNRFDTDKIIESYLRFSCLISNNAPVLEGRGRVGLKSKNEFGKRKEFFTISFRFVLPDEAIKEIEDYAYKFIGFIGKLHDKYIAVVADNEFIEIALDYFYDAQKKFVYSNEGFISAVISMEALFNEGPTDIKYKLSHRAAFLLGLCGMDPIETFNKLKDFYNKRSKLVHGGGTLPHDPDKYLVSTYTRRSLMIFLILLNSKKRKEISKNKRKIELLKEIDHAMLDPEMRNSLKKEINKGLKDFKLPIPRTFEGKGKHGAYRVTVW, from the coding sequence GTGGGAAATCAACTTTGGCAATGGAATTATGAAATCAAAGGGCTTATCCCCGAGCAAGTTAAACTGAAGAGAAAAGTTTGGCTAAAGAAGGGCGAGTTATTTCTTGAAAAAAAAGGAGATAAACTCCATGCTTTTCTATTAGGAAATGAGGGAAATAGGTTTGATACAGATAAAATTATTGAATCTTATTTACGGTTCTCTTGCCTAATTTCTAATAATGCGCCTGTTCTTGAAGGTAGAGGAAGAGTAGGATTAAAGTCAAAAAATGAGTTTGGCAAAAGAAAGGAATTTTTCACCATTTCCTTTAGATTTGTTTTGCCTGATGAAGCCATTAAAGAAATAGAGGATTATGCATATAAATTTATAGGTTTCATTGGCAAACTCCATGATAAATATATTGCTGTTGTAGCTGATAATGAGTTCATCGAAATAGCCTTGGATTATTTTTATGATGCTCAAAAAAAATTTGTTTACAGCAATGAAGGATTCATTAGTGCCGTAATAAGTATGGAAGCACTGTTTAATGAAGGACCCACAGATATTAAATACAAGTTGTCGCATCGAGCCGCATTTCTACTTGGACTTTGCGGTATGGATCCTATTGAGACATTTAACAAGTTAAAAGATTTTTACAACAAAAGAAGCAAGCTAGTCCATGGAGGCGGAACTCTACCGCATGATCCGGACAAATACCTTGTTTCAACATATACAAGACGATCACTTATGATATTTTTGATATTGCTTAACAGTAAAAAAAGAAAAGAAATTAGCAAAAATAAAAGGAAGATTGAACTGTTAAAAGAAATTGATCATGCGATGCTTGATCCAGAGATGCGTAATTCATTAAAGAAAGAAATTAATAAAGGCCTTAAAGATTTTAAATTACCTATTCCTCGAACATTTGAAGGCAAGGGAAAGCATGGAGCCTATCGCGTAACAGTGTGGTAA
- the nadA gene encoding quinolinate synthase NadA yields the protein MNKLQEEIIRLKKEKQAIILAHNYQKPEIQDIADFMGDSIELCRKAHQTRARMIVFCGVDFMAQSAVILNPDKKVLIPSKAALCPMAQMLPPDYLKFWQQRHPGVPSVLYVNTLGEAKALCDVCCTSANAVKIVEKMPEKKILFGPDSHLAAYVAKETGKEIIPVPSHGYCPVHVLFEKEDLLKLKAMHPEAILMIHPECPMEAIQMADFVGSTSQMGHFVEQTDAKTFIVGTEIGLIHRLKKENPKKEFIPANPEAICTAMKAITLEKVYMALKEERYEVNLSEKVVKAAQQSLEKMVEIVK from the coding sequence ATGAATAAACTACAAGAAGAAATTATTCGATTAAAAAAAGAAAAACAGGCCATCATTTTGGCACATAATTATCAAAAACCAGAAATTCAAGATATTGCTGATTTTATGGGTGATAGTATAGAACTTTGTCGCAAGGCTCACCAAACCCGAGCGCGGATGATTGTATTTTGTGGGGTTGATTTTATGGCCCAATCAGCGGTAATCCTTAATCCTGATAAAAAAGTGCTTATTCCCAGTAAAGCTGCCTTGTGTCCCATGGCGCAAATGTTACCCCCTGATTATTTAAAATTCTGGCAACAGAGACATCCTGGAGTGCCTTCTGTGCTTTATGTAAATACTTTAGGAGAGGCAAAGGCCCTTTGTGATGTCTGTTGCACTTCAGCTAATGCCGTTAAAATTGTAGAAAAGATGCCTGAAAAAAAGATATTATTTGGTCCAGATAGCCATTTAGCGGCTTATGTGGCTAAAGAAACAGGCAAAGAAATTATTCCTGTGCCTTCTCATGGTTATTGCCCGGTTCATGTCCTGTTTGAGAAAGAAGATTTATTGAAACTTAAGGCCATGCATCCTGAAGCTATTTTAATGATACATCCTGAATGTCCTATGGAGGCCATCCAGATGGCCGATTTTGTAGGTAGCACTTCTCAAATGGGCCATTTTGTGGAGCAAACTGATGCAAAGACATTTATAGTAGGCACAGAAATTGGACTTATTCATCGTTTAAAAAAGGAAAATCCAAAAAAGGAGTTTATCCCTGCCAATCCAGAAGCAATTTGCACGGCCATGAAGGCTATAACTTTAGAAAAGGTCTATATGGCACTCAAAGAAGAAAGATATGAAGTAAATTTATCAGAAAAAGTGGTGAAAGCAGCTCAGCAAAGCCTGGAAAAAATGGTTGAGATTGTGAAGTAA
- a CDS encoding restriction endonuclease: MSNKQSWKSYEDVARYFLNHFRQEFGLERVDPKQKIAGSSGTSWEIDAKGVSEGNNSAIMLVECRQHRSKRLNQEAVGGLAYRIIDTGASGGIIVSPLPLQEGAKKVAEANHIVHVRLGPDSTPENFAISFFNKLFVGITERVTILDHMSVVIIDRDGNKRSY; encoded by the coding sequence GTGAGTAACAAGCAGTCATGGAAAAGTTACGAAGACGTGGCGCGCTATTTTCTCAACCATTTTCGGCAAGAATTTGGTCTTGAGCGAGTTGACCCTAAACAGAAAATCGCTGGCAGTAGTGGAACGTCTTGGGAAATTGATGCGAAAGGTGTGTCCGAGGGTAACAACAGCGCAATTATGCTTGTTGAGTGCCGGCAACACCGATCCAAACGACTCAATCAGGAAGCAGTTGGTGGGCTTGCATACCGAATTATTGATACCGGTGCATCGGGTGGCATAATCGTATCGCCGTTACCACTGCAAGAGGGAGCGAAAAAAGTAGCCGAAGCCAACCATATCGTCCACGTTCGGTTAGGACCAGATTCAACCCCAGAGAACTTTGCCATCAGTTTTTTCAACAAGCTCTTTGTTGGGATTACTGAACGAGTGACTATTTTGGATCACATGAGTGTTGTCATTATCGACAGGGACGGGAACAAAAGATCATACTGA
- a CDS encoding Mu transposase domain-containing protein, producing the protein MKRPKTKGKVERPFHLLEQFFIKGREFESFEEFIKKLHEYERELDYVTHSTISLRPIDRFLKESSFLISLPETPFISTKEIFRKVTSDCLISYDGNRYSVPWPYAGKHVWIRVSQGRYLKVFSQKGVLIGTHTISKNKGMSIINQKHYKGLRKRLPRTKKLLGVF; encoded by the coding sequence GTGAAAAGACCTAAGACAAAGGGTAAAGTAGAAAGGCCATTTCATCTTCTTGAGCAGTTTTTTATAAAAGGAAGGGAATTTGAAAGCTTTGAAGAATTTATTAAAAAGCTTCATGAGTATGAAAGAGAGCTTGATTATGTTACTCATTCTACCATAAGCCTTAGACCCATTGATAGATTTTTAAAAGAAAGCTCATTTCTCATTTCCTTACCAGAGACTCCTTTTATAAGCACAAAGGAGATATTTAGGAAGGTAACCTCTGATTGTCTTATCTCTTATGATGGCAATAGATATAGTGTTCCCTGGCCTTATGCAGGAAAGCATGTGTGGATAAGGGTATCTCAGGGCAGATATCTTAAAGTATTTTCTCAAAAAGGGGTGCTTATTGGTACTCATACTATAAGTAAAAACAAAGGGATGAGTATTATCAATCAAAAACATTATAAAGGTTTAAGAAAGAGGCTCCCCAGGACAAAGAAGCTACTTGGGGTATTTTAG
- the panC gene encoding pantoate--beta-alanine ligase: MVKEIEKMAALSQKWHQAGKIIAFVPTMGYFHQGHLSLMGEGKKQGDVLVVSLFVNPIQFGPKEDLAAYPRNLQRDASLAEKEGTDVLFVPEEKEMYPEGYQTYVKVTQLTKYLCGVSRPGHFKGVTTVVAKLFNIIRPHIAIFGLKDYQQYIVIKRMVRDLNYPIKIIGCPIVRETDGLAMSSRNVYLTSEQRPSALSLYKSLNIAQEMVNKGERKAKNIIKAVSTFIQKHPYTKIDYVKLCHPETLEDLEEIKERALLALAVKVGKARLIDNTILGVK, translated from the coding sequence ATGGTTAAAGAAATAGAAAAAATGGCTGCGCTCTCTCAAAAATGGCATCAAGCAGGGAAAATTATTGCCTTTGTTCCCACTATGGGTTATTTCCACCAAGGCCATTTAAGTCTTATGGGCGAGGGGAAAAAACAGGGAGATGTGTTGGTGGTAAGTTTGTTTGTTAATCCTATCCAATTTGGCCCTAAAGAAGACCTGGCAGCCTACCCCCGTAATTTACAAAGAGACGCTTCTCTAGCAGAAAAAGAAGGAACAGATGTCCTTTTTGTCCCTGAAGAGAAAGAAATGTATCCTGAGGGCTACCAAACTTATGTAAAAGTAACTCAATTAACAAAATATTTATGTGGTGTTTCACGCCCTGGCCACTTTAAGGGAGTAACTACCGTAGTGGCTAAATTATTTAATATTATTAGGCCACATATAGCCATTTTTGGATTGAAAGACTATCAACAATATATAGTCATAAAGCGTATGGTAAGAGACTTAAATTATCCTATTAAAATTATTGGTTGCCCTATTGTGCGTGAGACAGATGGTTTAGCCATGAGTTCCCGCAATGTCTATTTAACCAGTGAGCAAAGACCTTCAGCCTTGAGTCTTTACAAAAGTTTGAATATCGCCCAAGAGATGGTGAATAAAGGGGAGAGAAAGGCAAAAAACATTATTAAAGCAGTCTCAACATTTATTCAAAAACATCCTTATACTAAAATAGACTATGTAAAACTGTGTCATCCTGAAACTTTAGAAGATTTAGAAGAAATTAAAGAAAGGGCACTTCTGGCCTTAGCAGTGAAAGTAGGAAAGGCTAGATTAATAGATAATACTATTTTAGGTGTAAAATGA
- a CDS encoding tetratricopeptide repeat protein produces the protein MDKKLRFVYINQQYLVSKYGNYLLGKKNNLIPFYILGDMEYEGNNYRNALIYYEKAVSQNSYDLNTVERMAISYLYTEDYEKALEMSQKLITQAPSDFRGYWLKGLSLVYLHKLEEAIASFNKALKYTGRETKAQATVLTSRSNAFLITGKWEKALSDIEKVLQIQPKAYVVIINKGIALKKLGKKKESERIIQEILPHIENKYTRACAFATLGDKKNMLKELEVAIKEDIGNKVSAKLDPDFAEYQDDPDFRKIISK, from the coding sequence ATGGATAAGAAACTTCGGTTTGTTTATATTAATCAACAATATTTAGTTAGTAAATATGGGAATTATTTGTTGGGCAAAAAGAACAATCTAATTCCTTTTTATATTTTGGGGGACATGGAATATGAGGGTAATAATTATAGAAATGCTTTAATTTATTATGAGAAAGCAGTATCCCAAAATTCTTATGATTTAAATACTGTGGAAAGAATGGCTATTTCCTACTTATATACAGAGGATTATGAAAAGGCCCTTGAAATGTCCCAAAAACTGATAACTCAAGCCCCAAGTGATTTCAGAGGTTATTGGTTAAAAGGTCTCTCTTTGGTCTATCTCCATAAATTAGAAGAGGCTATTGCAAGTTTTAACAAGGCACTTAAATACACAGGCAGGGAAACAAAAGCACAAGCCACAGTTCTTACCAGTAGATCAAATGCCTTTCTAATTACTGGCAAATGGGAAAAAGCACTTTCAGACATAGAAAAAGTATTACAAATACAACCCAAAGCTTATGTAGTTATAATAAATAAGGGTATAGCTTTAAAAAAATTAGGTAAGAAAAAGGAAAGCGAGAGAATCATTCAAGAGATTTTACCTCATATAGAAAATAAGTACACGCGTGCCTGTGCATTTGCAACGCTTGGAGATAAAAAAAATATGTTAAAAGAATTAGAAGTAGCAATTAAAGAAGACATAGGGAATAAAGTAAGTGCAAAATTGGATCCTGATTTTGCTGAATATCAGGATGACCCCGATTTTCGCAAAATCATATCCAAGTGA
- a CDS encoding metal-dependent hydrolase, whose amino-acid sequence MEPITHFLTGYHLSNLWPSSLKYSRRAVILGALFPDIDHILIILHKEYYLLYHRTFTHSILTAPLFAFFLAFIFKMKHKNGVFSSYFFLVLIGILSHLALDLVVPYGIKLFYPFGQWSYLSWSYVIDIVILGLLIFPLLFQKLKDFQAQKTSLISLILVLSFLLFRGYLHNQTLNHFHQLYPTSLKIGIMPTPFSPFKWKVIVEKQNAYQYFEFGWFKKQKLHPKVFLKNQEITPPINTLPLVKTFLNWAQFPWVQKESNAVFYLRDLRFYHPQRFLLTVRLVLNKGKIKEEFVLTEPCLASINSR is encoded by the coding sequence ATGGAGCCCATTACTCATTTTCTTACTGGTTATCATTTGTCTAATCTATGGCCCTCTTCTTTAAAATATTCTCGTCGGGCTGTAATTTTAGGTGCTTTATTTCCAGATATTGACCACATTTTGATTATTCTCCATAAGGAGTATTATCTGTTATATCACAGGACTTTTACTCATTCCATTCTTACTGCTCCCTTGTTTGCTTTTTTTCTGGCTTTTATATTCAAAATGAAACATAAAAATGGCGTTTTTTCATCCTATTTTTTCTTGGTTTTAATAGGTATTTTAAGCCATCTAGCACTGGATTTAGTTGTTCCTTATGGTATTAAATTGTTTTATCCATTTGGCCAATGGAGTTATCTGAGTTGGTCTTATGTAATAGACATAGTAATATTAGGATTGTTGATTTTTCCTTTGCTTTTCCAAAAACTTAAGGATTTTCAGGCCCAAAAAACTTCTTTAATCAGCTTAATTTTAGTCTTATCCTTTCTTTTGTTCCGAGGGTATCTACATAATCAAACACTCAACCACTTTCATCAACTTTATCCCACTAGCCTAAAAATAGGAATAATGCCTACACCATTTAGCCCTTTTAAATGGAAAGTCATTGTAGAAAAGCAAAATGCCTACCAATACTTTGAATTCGGTTGGTTTAAAAAACAAAAATTACACCCAAAAGTATTTTTAAAAAATCAAGAGATAACGCCTCCAATAAACACTTTGCCCTTGGTAAAAACATTTCTAAACTGGGCTCAATTCCCCTGGGTGCAAAAGGAAAGTAATGCCGTTTTTTATCTGAGAGACCTGCGTTTTTATCATCCTCAGCGGTTTCTATTAACAGTCCGTTTGGTATTAAATAAGGGTAAAATTAAAGAAGAGTTTGTGTTGACAGAACCATGTCTTGCAAGCATAAATTCTAGGTGA
- a CDS encoding nucleotide sugar dehydrogenase, protein MVNWHQAKGVGELRKLIQNKKAKIGIIGLGYVGLPLAIRFAEAGFSVTGFDIDKEKVERLNKGESYIKHISSSLITGLQNCLIATTNMNRLREMDVILICVPTPLTNKREPDMQYVERTSRDIARNMRVGQLISLESTTYPGTTRKLLLPLFEANGLQVGKDFYLIYSPEREDPGNKIYNVKNIPKVVGGITKKCLEVGVCLYSSIVEKPIPVSSPEVAEATKLLENIYRSVNIALVNELKILFDRMGIDIWEIIEAAKTKPFGFQPFYPGPGLGGHCIPIDPFYLSWAAKEYGLNTKFIELAGEINTSMPYFVLQKAIDALNDRGKALKGSKILILGVAYKKDVDDDRESPAYVIIDLLKKRGARIFYNDPYIPKLKKTRKYDFGLTSKPLTKKLLKEMDLIIIVTNHSSYDYQWILENANLIIDTRNAIKHPNRRKVIKA, encoded by the coding sequence ATGGTAAATTGGCATCAGGCGAAAGGGGTTGGTGAATTGAGAAAATTAATTCAAAATAAAAAAGCTAAGATAGGTATTATAGGCCTTGGATATGTGGGACTTCCTTTGGCTATCCGATTTGCTGAAGCAGGTTTTTCTGTTACTGGTTTTGACATAGACAAGGAAAAGGTAGAAAGGCTAAATAAAGGTGAATCGTATATTAAGCACATTTCTTCTTCTTTAATCACTGGTCTTCAAAATTGCTTAATAGCAACTACGAACATGAACAGGCTGAGAGAAATGGATGTTATTCTTATCTGTGTCCCTACTCCTCTGACAAATAAAAGAGAGCCAGATATGCAATATGTAGAAAGGACCTCCAGAGATATAGCTAGAAACATGAGAGTTGGTCAGCTTATCTCCCTTGAATCTACAACTTATCCTGGAACCACAAGGAAACTACTTCTTCCATTGTTTGAGGCAAACGGTCTACAGGTGGGTAAGGATTTTTATCTTATTTACTCCCCTGAAAGGGAGGATCCTGGAAATAAAATATACAATGTGAAAAACATACCTAAGGTCGTAGGTGGTATAACAAAAAAATGTCTAGAGGTGGGAGTTTGCCTTTATTCTTCTATTGTAGAAAAACCAATTCCTGTGTCTTCTCCTGAGGTTGCAGAAGCAACAAAACTTTTGGAAAATATCTATAGGTCTGTGAACATTGCTCTTGTAAATGAGCTTAAGATACTTTTTGATAGGATGGGTATAGATATTTGGGAAATAATTGAAGCAGCAAAGACAAAACCATTTGGTTTTCAACCATTCTATCCAGGGCCAGGGCTTGGAGGCCATTGTATTCCGATTGACCCATTTTATCTTTCATGGGCGGCAAAGGAATATGGCCTAAATACAAAATTTATAGAACTTGCTGGCGAAATAAATACCTCCATGCCTTATTTTGTATTGCAAAAGGCTATAGATGCATTGAATGACCGTGGAAAGGCACTTAAAGGTTCTAAGATATTGATTTTAGGAGTAGCTTATAAAAAGGACGTAGACGATGATAGAGAATCACCGGCATATGTCATTATAGATTTGCTTAAAAAAAGAGGAGCTAGAATCTTTTATAATGATCCTTATATACCTAAACTTAAGAAAACTAGAAAATATGATTTTGGATTAACCTCTAAGCCATTAACTAAAAAACTTCTTAAGGAGATGGATTTAATTATTATAGTTACTAACCATAGTAGCTATGATTATCAATGGATTTTAGAAAATGCTAATCTCATTATTGATACCAGAAATGCCATTAAACACCCAAACAGAAGAAAGGTTATTAAGGCATGA
- a CDS encoding DUF502 domain-containing protein, which yields MKRLKNAIKKNLVAGILIILPISITFYIVFLLVRVVDRILGVLPPKYDPQTYIPFNIPGFRLFFAVIIIFIVGFLARNYIGSKLIEFWENIVNKIPFIRTIYVAIKQLGEAIFAKKEKDFKRVVLIEYPRKGIFTLAFTTGIGEGEIQKKTKKRVLNIFVPTTPNPTSGFYLLVPEDEIKFLDMSVEDAFKLIISGGMATPEKRP from the coding sequence TTGAAAAGGCTCAAAAATGCTATCAAGAAAAATCTAGTAGCTGGTATTCTAATTATTTTACCTATCTCTATTACTTTTTATATAGTTTTTTTGCTGGTGCGAGTAGTAGACCGTATCCTGGGCGTTTTACCTCCTAAATATGACCCCCAAACATACATCCCTTTTAATATTCCTGGATTTCGCCTTTTTTTTGCAGTTATCATTATCTTTATCGTGGGCTTTTTGGCCCGAAATTATATTGGTTCTAAACTCATAGAATTCTGGGAGAATATAGTAAACAAAATCCCTTTTATTCGCACCATTTATGTAGCCATCAAACAACTAGGAGAAGCTATATTCGCTAAGAAGGAAAAAGACTTCAAACGGGTGGTTCTCATAGAATATCCCAGGAAAGGAATATTTACCCTGGCATTTACTACGGGGATAGGAGAAGGTGAAATCCAAAAAAAGACCAAAAAGCGAGTATTAAATATATTTGTTCCTACTACTCCTAATCCCACTTCTGGTTTTTATCTTTTAGTTCCAGAAGATGAAATAAAATTTTTAGATATGAGTGTAGAAGATGCCTTCAAATTAATCATTTCTGGAGGCATGGCTACACCCGAAAAGAGACCATAG